Proteins encoded by one window of Chondromyces crocatus:
- a CDS encoding HEAT repeat domain-containing protein: MQERPTHSRENPSALRKRRLPPGLLAAKWPPDDNDLPEEPPGPGGGGGANFGDEGNFKKGRFNPVTVFVGVLLVAGAAAAIWFGIRQESQKMTVEQIATEKKNIFVLPQKDQIPLWKKWATSPVEPKLQQEALIQLAWADDPEGPVIATKALEQKDHRIRGVASQVLAHYGSPRADGAKTMLLQVLKEADESDKPQIVWALAVLKEPAAFQDAMGEYRKGHLAKVERLGGGVAFDPEKLASMVSLDELAKLATDESASVRQLVATVVSRNPEPKWTDTLIKLVEDKDIEVAREAANGLGRIGDDKARKPLLDALKAADKDSRQRFLEALRDGIGGEGLVLALDSVKSDTPEQQWFQTKQIFEMLRQLADPRSADALVAWVEKTKPPLHWQGEAGTRLAEVGDVRAAKLLGERMLADPTKLYVQERFWEADEGGHLSRTDLPRVVASRMLADLAVIHGDKRDDLKKAAEDSVILWIKDRPQPHANGLRFLATVRSEKIKTQLREWAFPKDPLPKEGAQPPFPMAFETAQSALRYIGRARDEDSFPKLLEQFKRKPDKQMDITQEGLQGAGLAMMGMALRAVAYGAAQGLAEFGDAKAVKPLIEFIEDETWHEEARSEACLALGWSADEKTMLEVAKKAKDFAAKKELRKQWIGACYANALSVRPVPGAGSDLADLLTADVDLGVRMAISRAIGAGGVDEALAEKLMAKIKDEEVRNAAALALILGGSTDIAARTVAMFGDYDKSALDDLKDHYYRAFGYWSDEDFTRGTLFRYVSNAESVARIKVHEVPQDWTRQRLQSQFDNLQYDNGPHSETRVVLRYRLWQAAKGDDAARRKGAIMTLKFMKERGVLMALRQEAGEAGALAKQAFHELMNPKMLPAEDLSGLQPKKTDGDAVNVKMK; this comes from the coding sequence ATGCAGGAACGCCCCACCCATTCTCGTGAAAACCCCTCGGCGTTGCGCAAGCGGCGCCTGCCGCCCGGTCTGCTGGCTGCCAAGTGGCCGCCGGACGACAATGACTTGCCGGAGGAGCCGCCGGGCCCGGGGGGTGGAGGTGGGGCGAACTTCGGGGACGAGGGGAACTTCAAGAAGGGGCGCTTCAACCCGGTGACGGTGTTCGTCGGGGTGCTCCTCGTCGCAGGTGCGGCAGCGGCCATCTGGTTCGGCATCCGTCAGGAGAGCCAGAAGATGACCGTGGAGCAGATCGCCACGGAGAAGAAGAACATCTTCGTGCTGCCGCAGAAGGATCAGATCCCGCTGTGGAAGAAGTGGGCGACGAGCCCGGTGGAGCCGAAGCTCCAGCAAGAGGCGTTGATCCAGCTGGCGTGGGCCGATGACCCGGAGGGGCCGGTGATCGCGACGAAGGCGCTGGAGCAGAAGGATCACCGGATCCGCGGTGTGGCGTCGCAGGTGCTGGCTCATTACGGGTCGCCGCGCGCGGACGGCGCGAAGACGATGCTGCTGCAGGTGCTGAAGGAGGCCGACGAGAGCGACAAGCCGCAGATCGTCTGGGCGCTGGCGGTGCTGAAGGAGCCGGCGGCGTTCCAGGACGCGATGGGGGAGTACCGCAAGGGGCACCTCGCGAAGGTGGAGCGGCTCGGCGGGGGTGTGGCGTTCGATCCGGAGAAGCTGGCGAGCATGGTGTCGCTGGACGAGCTGGCGAAGCTCGCGACGGACGAGAGCGCGTCGGTGCGGCAGCTGGTGGCGACGGTGGTGTCGCGGAATCCGGAGCCGAAGTGGACCGATACGCTGATCAAGCTGGTCGAGGACAAGGACATCGAGGTCGCGCGCGAGGCGGCCAACGGGCTGGGGCGCATCGGCGACGACAAGGCGCGGAAGCCGCTGCTCGATGCGCTGAAGGCCGCGGACAAGGACAGCCGTCAGCGGTTCCTGGAGGCGCTGCGCGACGGTATCGGGGGCGAGGGGCTGGTGCTCGCGCTGGACAGCGTGAAGAGCGATACGCCCGAGCAGCAGTGGTTCCAGACGAAACAGATCTTCGAGATGCTGCGGCAGCTCGCAGACCCGCGGTCGGCGGATGCGCTGGTGGCGTGGGTGGAGAAGACGAAGCCGCCGCTGCACTGGCAGGGTGAGGCGGGGACGCGGCTCGCAGAGGTCGGTGATGTGCGCGCGGCGAAGCTGCTCGGGGAGCGGATGCTGGCGGACCCGACGAAGCTCTATGTGCAGGAGCGGTTCTGGGAGGCGGACGAGGGGGGTCACCTCTCGCGCACGGATCTGCCGCGGGTGGTGGCGTCGCGCATGCTCGCCGACCTGGCGGTGATCCACGGGGACAAGCGGGATGACCTGAAGAAGGCGGCAGAGGACAGCGTGATCCTCTGGATCAAGGATCGTCCGCAGCCGCATGCGAACGGGCTGCGGTTCCTGGCGACGGTGCGGTCGGAGAAGATCAAGACCCAGCTGCGGGAGTGGGCGTTCCCGAAGGATCCGCTGCCGAAGGAGGGGGCGCAGCCGCCGTTCCCGATGGCGTTCGAGACGGCGCAGAGCGCGCTGCGGTACATCGGTCGGGCGCGGGATGAGGATTCGTTCCCCAAGCTGCTGGAGCAGTTCAAGCGCAAGCCCGACAAGCAGATGGACATCACCCAGGAGGGCCTGCAGGGCGCCGGGCTGGCGATGATGGGCATGGCGCTGCGCGCGGTCGCTTATGGCGCGGCGCAGGGGCTCGCGGAGTTCGGTGATGCGAAGGCGGTGAAGCCGCTGATCGAGTTCATCGAGGACGAGACCTGGCACGAGGAGGCGCGCTCGGAGGCGTGCCTGGCGCTGGGCTGGTCGGCGGACGAGAAGACGATGCTCGAGGTGGCGAAGAAGGCGAAGGACTTCGCTGCGAAGAAGGAGCTGCGCAAGCAGTGGATCGGGGCGTGCTACGCGAACGCGCTGTCGGTGCGGCCGGTGCCGGGCGCGGGATCCGATCTGGCGGATCTTCTGACCGCGGATGTGGATCTCGGGGTGCGGATGGCGATCTCGCGCGCGATTGGCGCAGGTGGGGTCGACGAGGCGCTGGCCGAGAAGCTGATGGCGAAGATCAAGGACGAAGAGGTGCGGAACGCGGCAGCGCTGGCGTTGATCCTGGGTGGGTCGACGGACATCGCGGCGCGGACCGTGGCGATGTTCGGTGACTACGACAAGAGCGCGCTCGACGACCTGAAGGACCACTACTACCGGGCGTTCGGGTACTGGTCGGACGAGGACTTCACGCGCGGGACGCTGTTCCGGTACGTGTCGAACGCGGAGTCGGTGGCGCGCATCAAGGTGCACGAGGTGCCGCAGGACTGGACGCGGCAGCGGTTGCAGTCGCAGTTCGACAACCTGCAGTACGACAACGGGCCGCACTCGGAGACGCGCGTGGTGCTGCGCTACCGGCTGTGGCAGGCGGCGAAGGGGGATGACGCGGCCCGGAGGAAGGGCGCGATCATGACGCTGAAGTTCATGAAGGAGCGCGGTGTGCTGATGGCGCTGCGTCAGGAGGCGGGCGAGGCCGGCGCGCTCGCGAAGCAGGCGTTCCACGAGCTGATGAACCCGAAGATGCTGCCCGCAGAGGATCTGAGCGGGCTGCAGCCGAAGAAGACCGACGGTGATGCCGTCAACGTCAAGATGAAGTAG